A portion of the Vicia villosa cultivar HV-30 ecotype Madison, WI unplaced genomic scaffold, Vvil1.0 ctg.000236F_1_1_3, whole genome shotgun sequence genome contains these proteins:
- the LOC131625778 gene encoding protein MAIN-LIKE 1-like translates to MKRHFVISEEKTQKNTSRNTFGFCSGAFASKPEHNLELFRFVAYDTGTLLKSVPVCFHLHRNPFENCSGLAQLQTGTLFGTVPVWKMRTLGPDGRPHSRRRRDEAGSSNPPPQPVGYPGGPSDLSLLVRYQDHVARRLWYGEERGSKKELKVAGHGTKLQERVPQQLPPEIEAIVSRSGLASLQRTSLTKIDVNLVSAFVERWHVETSSFHMPFGEMTITLDDVACLLHLPINGMFWYPHEHVTEQVAVDLGCELLGVDRHAMAVHVRSCRGAYYSLQWLYDRFVQYRAAGSWTYATRAYLMMLVGSTIFADKTFTLVEARYLLLFRDLRGLGSYSWASAALATLYRHLGFWIIFWIL, encoded by the exons ATGAAGAGACACTTTGTCATCTCAGAGGAGAAAACTCAG AAAAATACTTCACGGAACACTTTTGGTTTCTGTTCCGGTGCGTTCGCTTCCAAACCGGAACACAATTTGGAACTCTTCCGGTTTGTTGCCTATGATACCGGAACGCTTTTGAAATCTGTTCCGGTTTGTTTTCATCTCCACCGGAACCCTTTTGAAAACTGTTCCGGTTTAGCTCAGTTGCAAACCGGAACCCTTTTTGGAACTGTTCCggtttg gaaaatgCGTACACTTGGACCAGACGGGAGACCACATTCCCGCCGCCGCCGCGACGAAGCTGGTTCCTCTAACCCACCACCACAGCCAGTTGGATATCCTGGTGGACCATCAGATTTATCTTTACTTGTTCGATATCAAGACCATGTTGCTCGCCGGTTATGGTACGGAGAG gaaagagGCTCTAAAAAGGAGCTTAAAGTTGCTGGGCACGGGACGAAGCTCCAGGAGAGAGTGCCTCAGCAGCTCCCACCTGAGATTGAGGCTATCGTGTCTAGGTCAGGTCTGGCTTCTCTTCAGAGAACTAGCCTGACCAAGATAGACGTTAATCTCGTCTCAGCATTTGTGGAGAGGTGGCATGTTGAGACTtcgtcatttcacatgccatttggTGAAATGACGATTACTTTAGATGATGTTGCGTGCTTGCTCCATTTGCCTATCAATGGTATGTTCTGGTATCCTCATGAGCATGTCACAGAGCAGGTGGCTGTTGATCTTGGCTGTGAGTTATTGGGAGTGGATAGACATGCCATGGCTGTACATGTGCGTTCTTGCAGGGGAGCTTATTACTCACTGCAGTGGCTGTATGACAGATTCGTGCAGTACCGTGCTGCTGGTAGTTGGACTTACGCGACCAGGGCATATCTGATGATGTTGGTAGGTTCTACCATTTTTGCGGATAAGACATTTACCCTGGTTGAGGCCCGATATTTGCTATTGTTTAGAGATCTACGTGGGCTTGGTTCATACAGTTGGGCATCAGCGGCACTGGCCACTCTTTATCGCCACCTTGGGTTCTGGATTATATTTTGGATTCTATAG